In Aegilops tauschii subsp. strangulata cultivar AL8/78 chromosome 3, Aet v6.0, whole genome shotgun sequence, one genomic interval encodes:
- the LOC109736104 gene encoding protein SOSEKI 1: MEKAMDSYNKGCGAGEVRRINVVYFLSRGGRTDHPHLFRVNHLHRSGVRLRDVKRWLSEVRGKDMPENFSWAYKRKYKAGYVWQDLMDDDLITPISDNEYVLKGCDVRGTPPPSPCAGAPKPSSLADEKKLHGKEEKGRKQVEEELQVAPDSDGSSPKPPPPIDQDSPSSEGEAAHFRIVLPLDLQERKRRQQEAARRAAIDQQALVVRAAAPGGRKQQPAVGRARRMRVARVLHSILTCGAADSVDAAALQPVALPRARGGSDDDEEWRDTTPVCPGMDGCGIHMNRKVRLRRGGKDKAKPEGGKRPGAVAAAHKPASLPLCSQCGKEFKPQDLHLHMQSCRGFRARMRSSTGTRGMDKNHMRSARTDNSSPERPSTGLLLTQ, encoded by the exons ATGGAGAAGGCCATGGACTCCTACAACAAGGGGTGTGGCGCCGGCGAGGTCAGGAGGATCAACGTGGTGTATTTCCTCAGCCGCGGCGGCAGGACGGACCACCCCCACCTCTTCCGCGTCAACCACCTCCACCGCTCCGGCGTGCGCCTCCGGG ATGTGAAGAGGTGGCTCTCGGAGGTCCGCGGCAAGGACATGCCGGAGAACTTCTCCTGGGCTTACAAAAG GAAGTACAAGGCCGGGTACGTATGGCAGGACCTAATGGACGATGACCTTATCACGCCCATCTCCGACAACGAGTACGTGCTCAAGGGCTGCGACGTGCGAGGAACCCCTCCTCCCTCTCCGTGCGCCGGCGCGCCAAAGCCTTCTTCCTTGGCAGACGAGAAGAAGCTGCACGGTAAGGAAGAGAAGGGCCGGAAGCAGGTCGAGGAGGAGCTGCAGGTGGCGCCAGACTCCGACGGGAGCtccccgaagccgccgccgccgatcgaCCAGGACTCGCCGAGcagcgagggcgaggcggcgcaTTTCAGGATCGTCTTGCCGCTGGACCTCCAGGAGCGAAAGCGGCGGCAGCAGGAAGCCGCGAGGCGTGCAGCCATCGATCAGCAGGCGTTGgtggtgcgggcggcggcgccgggcggcaggAAGCAGCAGCCGGCTGTGGGGAGGGCGCGGAGGATGCGCGTGGCGCGGGTGCTCCACAGCATCCTGACGTGCGGCGCGGCCGACTCCGTGGACGCCGCCGCGCTCCAGCCCGTCGCGCTGCCTCGGGCGAGAGGTGGCTCAGACGACGACGAGGAGTGGCGGGACACGACGCCCGTGTGCCCCGGCATGGACGGCTGCGGCATCCA CATGAACAGGAAGGTGAGGCTGCGGCGAGGCGGGAAAGACAAGGCGAAGCCGGAGGGAGGGAAGCGTCCCGGCGCCGTCGCGGCGGCGCACAAGCCGGCGAGCCTGCCGCTCTGCTC GCAGTGTGGGAAGGAGTTCAAGCCGCAGGATTTGCACTTGCACATGCAGTCATGCAGGGGCTTCAGGGCGCGGATGAGGAGCAGCACCGGTACCCGTGGCATGGACAAGAACCACATGAGGAGCGCCAGAACCGACAATTCCTCCCCGGAGAGGCCATCCACCGGGCTCCTCCTCACTCAGTAG